TACCTCTTCTTGCACGATATCTTTGTGTGTTTTTTGATATAAATAATCTATTTGTTTTTGTATCACATCATCTTCCATTTTAGAAAACAAATGAAATGACTCTTTTACTTCATGTCCTGATGGCACTAAATCTTTTTCACCAATTCTATCCCAGCATAGGTCTCCACTCATATTGAGTTTATTCCATAACACCTTAGCGGTATTAGGCAAGAAAGGCTCAATTAAAATGGCAAAATTAGCTATGATTTGAAAACAATCGTATAATACTATTCCCGCATCTTTTGGATCGGTTTTTACCACCTTCCATGGTTCTTTTTCTGTCAAAATTTTATTGCCATGACGCGCCAACGACACTGCCTCAGCCAAGGCTTCTCGAAAAGAGTATGACTCTATAGCTGCAGCTACCTTTTCTTTCCTTTCTTTTATAATTTCTTTGAGCTCTGAACATTCGGAAGCTTGAGGCACTTTGCCCTCATAAAATTTATGTGTGAGAACAAAGATACGATTGACCAAATTACCGACAATAGCTACCAGTTCTGAATTAACCTTTAACTGAAAATCTTTCCATGAAAAATCTGCATCTTTATTCTCTGGTAGGTTTGAGATTAGTGCATAGCGGAGTTCATCAATTTTATCTGGAAAGGCTTCTAAATATTCATACATCTCCAGACTCCATCGTCTGCTTGTACTCATTTTTTGCCCTTCTAGGTTTAGAAACTCATTGGCTGGCACATCTTCTGGCAAAATATAGTCTCCCGATGCTTTTAGCATTATAGGAAAAATAATACAATGAAATACAATATTATCTTTACCTACAAAATGAACCAATTTGGTATCTTCATTTTTCCAATAAGGCTCCCAGGCTTTGTTATTATCCATGGCCCATTGTTTGGTAGCTGAGATATAACCTATAGGGGCATCAAACCAAACATATAATATTTTACCTTCCGCATTCTCAATAGGAACTGGTACTCCCCAGTCACCATCTCGGGTCATAGAACGTGCCTGCAATCCAGCATCTATCCAGCTTTTTGCTTGTCCATAGGTATTCGGTTTCCACCTACCTTTTTTGCCCTCTACCAACCATTCTTTAAGCCAAGGTTCATAATCACCCAATTTGAAATACCAATTTTTAGTTTCTTTCAATATAGGCTTGTTGCCAGTAACTACCGAAATAGGATTTACTAAATCGATAGGATCTAAAGATTTGCCGCAACT
The nucleotide sequence above comes from Chitinophagales bacterium. Encoded proteins:
- the metG gene encoding methionine--tRNA ligase, producing the protein MMKEIKRYTVTAALPYVNGPKHIGHLAGAYLPADIYVRYLRLQKRDVVFICGSDELGTAITMQALKEKVSPRDLVDKYHALSQKCFDKLGISFDIYHRTTEKLHFETAQEFFLDFYKKGLFEERVSEQYYDEETKNFLADRYIQGTCPNCSSDKAFGDQCESCGKSLDPIDLVNPISVVTGNKPILKETKNWYFKLGDYEPWLKEWLVEGKKGRWKPNTYGQAKSWIDAGLQARSMTRDGDWGVPVPIENAEGKILYVWFDAPIGYISATKQWAMDNNKAWEPYWKNEDTKLVHFVGKDNIVFHCIIFPIMLKASGDYILPEDVPANEFLNLEGQKMSTSRRWSLEMYEYLEAFPDKIDELRYALISNLPENKDADFSWKDFQLKVNSELVAIVGNLVNRIFVLTHKFYEGKVPQASECSELKEIIKERKEKVAAAIESYSFREALAEAVSLARHGNKILTEKEPWKVVKTDPKDAGIVLYDCFQIIANFAILIEPFLPNTAKVLWNKLNMSGDLCWDRIGEKDLVPSGHEVKESFHLFSKMEDDVIQKQIDYLYQKTHKDIVQEEVKEEKKENLISFDDFSKMEIIIGTILTAERVEGTDKLMKLSVDMGHEVRTIVSGIAHVFQVEDVVNKRVQVLANLAPRKIKGIESKGMILFADNGAGLAFVSPIGDVPNGASVK